The Streptomyces sp. CC0208 genome window below encodes:
- a CDS encoding helix-turn-helix transcriptional regulator has product MDKVRQIRLAKDAMDRDWADPGLDLGAVAAHAGYSRYHFLRAFKEAYGETPGQYLTHRRIERAEEMLRAADLSVTEICHLVGFSSLGTFSARFKARTGLTPSEYRSKNVGRGAALIPGCYAMLWAGGFPTARTAEGTATSKKRPGPAAAYGDKQEPRDDRRAEP; this is encoded by the coding sequence ATGGACAAAGTGCGGCAGATCAGGCTGGCCAAGGACGCCATGGACCGGGACTGGGCCGACCCGGGGCTGGACCTCGGCGCCGTCGCCGCGCATGCCGGGTACTCGCGGTACCACTTCCTCCGCGCCTTCAAGGAGGCGTACGGCGAGACCCCCGGGCAGTACCTCACGCACCGGCGGATCGAGCGGGCCGAGGAAATGCTGCGGGCAGCCGATCTGAGCGTCACCGAGATCTGCCACCTGGTCGGCTTCAGCAGCCTCGGCACCTTCTCCGCCCGCTTCAAGGCGCGGACCGGACTCACCCCGAGCGAGTACCGCAGCAAGAACGTGGGTCGCGGTGCCGCCCTGATCCCCGGTTGCTACGCCATGCTCTGGGCCGGCGGCTTCCCCACCGCGAGAACCGCCGAAGGGACCGCAACTTCGAAGAAGCGTCCCGGCCCCGCCGCTGCCTACGGTGACAAGCAGGAACCCCGGGACGACAGGAGAGCGGAACCATGA
- a CDS encoding class I SAM-dependent methyltransferase, translating to MTEDVAEADHTAVRVALWRALHVRADPPPHVLEDEIGLRLAGPDDGWRERPDMDVDATRRTRASIVARTRYVEDLVLERGVDQYVVLGAGLDTFAQRRGPEIAAERGLRVFEVDQPGPQAWKRQRLEELGFGVPEWLRLVPVDFEGDWWGRLTEAGFDPGRPAVVASTGVTMYLTREANAATFRLVAGLAPGSVLVTTFLRPPADVEPEQRPQLEMAVAGARAAGTPFLSFFRPAEILTLARASGFREARHVPVEELDRRYFEGRTDGVRPSRGEELLVAGT from the coding sequence GTGACGGAAGACGTGGCCGAGGCCGACCACACGGCCGTACGGGTCGCCCTCTGGCGGGCCCTGCATGTGCGCGCCGATCCGCCGCCGCACGTCCTGGAGGACGAGATCGGGCTCCGGCTCGCCGGTCCGGACGACGGGTGGCGCGAGCGGCCCGACATGGACGTGGACGCCACGCGCCGCACCCGGGCGTCGATCGTGGCCCGGACTCGGTACGTGGAGGACCTCGTCCTGGAGCGGGGCGTGGACCAGTACGTCGTCCTCGGCGCCGGTCTCGACACGTTCGCCCAGCGCAGAGGACCGGAGATCGCCGCCGAGCGCGGGCTGCGGGTCTTCGAGGTCGACCAGCCGGGACCGCAGGCCTGGAAGCGACAGCGGCTGGAGGAACTCGGCTTCGGTGTCCCCGAGTGGCTGCGGCTCGTGCCGGTCGACTTCGAGGGGGACTGGTGGGGTCGGCTGACCGAGGCCGGGTTCGACCCTGGCCGCCCCGCGGTGGTGGCCTCCACGGGCGTCACCATGTACCTCACCCGGGAGGCGAACGCCGCCACGTTCCGCCTGGTAGCCGGGCTCGCCCCGGGATCCGTTCTTGTGACGACCTTCCTACGGCCACCGGCGGACGTCGAACCGGAGCAGCGCCCGCAGCTGGAGATGGCGGTGGCGGGGGCTCGGGCGGCGGGCACACCGTTCCTGAGCTTCTTCCGGCCCGCCGAGATCCTGACCCTGGCCCGCGCGTCCGGCTTCCGCGAGGCCCGGCACGTGCCGGTGGAGGAGCTGGACCGGCGCTACTTCGAGGGCAGGACGGACGGCGTACGACCGTCCAGGGGAGAGGAGCTGCTGGTGGCGGGCACCTGA
- a CDS encoding VOC family protein yields MIQGLGIATVWTFDQQRTKAFFTEKLDFEVRSEVAMGEMTWVTVGAKEQEGVELALMSLDGPGLDPESAEALRKLVGKGVMGAGAFRTDDCRGDYETFRARGVEFIQEPQERPYGIEAIFRDDSGNWYSLTQRSDELDFSKDWA; encoded by the coding sequence ATGATCCAGGGACTGGGCATCGCCACCGTATGGACCTTCGACCAGCAACGCACCAAGGCCTTCTTCACCGAGAAGCTGGACTTCGAGGTGCGCAGCGAGGTCGCGATGGGCGAGATGACATGGGTCACCGTCGGCGCCAAGGAGCAGGAGGGCGTCGAGCTGGCGCTGATGAGTCTCGACGGCCCGGGACTGGACCCCGAGTCCGCCGAGGCACTGAGGAAGCTCGTCGGCAAGGGCGTGATGGGCGCGGGAGCGTTCCGGACCGACGACTGCCGCGGTGACTACGAGACCTTCCGGGCGCGCGGGGTGGAGTTCATCCAGGAGCCGCAGGAGCGGCCGTACGGCATCGAGGCGATCTTCCGCGACGACAGCGGCAACTGGTACTCGCTGACCCAGCGCAGCGACGAGCTGGACTTCTCCAAGGACTGGGCGTGA
- the cseB gene encoding two-component system response regulator CseB yields MADQTHVLFVEDDDVIREATQLALERDGFAVTAMPDGLSGLEAFRADRPDIALLDVMVPGLDGVSLCRRIRDESTVPVIMLSARADSIDVVLGLEAGADDYVTKPFDGAVLVARIRAVLRRFGHAGGTDRGEVSADAAAGGVLTFGELEIDTEGMEVRRAGQPVALTPTEMRLLLEFSSAPGTVLSRDKLLERVWDYGWGGDTRVVDVHVQRLRTKIGQDRIETVRGFGYKLKA; encoded by the coding sequence ATGGCAGACCAGACCCACGTGCTGTTCGTGGAGGACGACGACGTCATCCGCGAGGCCACCCAACTCGCCCTGGAGCGGGACGGCTTCGCGGTCACCGCCATGCCCGACGGTCTGTCGGGCCTGGAGGCGTTCCGGGCGGACCGTCCCGACATCGCCCTGCTGGACGTCATGGTCCCGGGCCTGGACGGGGTCAGCCTGTGCCGCCGTATCCGCGACGAGTCCACCGTGCCGGTGATCATGCTGTCGGCGCGCGCCGACTCGATCGACGTGGTGCTCGGCCTGGAGGCCGGCGCCGACGACTACGTGACCAAGCCGTTCGACGGGGCCGTCCTGGTCGCCCGGATCCGTGCGGTGCTGCGCCGCTTCGGGCACGCGGGCGGCACCGACCGGGGCGAGGTGAGCGCGGACGCGGCCGCCGGGGGTGTGCTGACCTTCGGCGAGCTGGAGATCGACACCGAGGGCATGGAGGTGCGCAGGGCCGGGCAGCCGGTGGCGCTCACTCCGACCGAGATGCGGCTGCTGCTGGAGTTCTCGTCCGCGCCGGGCACGGTCCTGTCCCGGGACAAGCTGCTCGAGCGGGTGTGGGACTACGGCTGGGGCGGTGACACCCGGGTCGTCGACGTCCATGTGCAGCGGCTGCGCACCAAGATCGGCCAGGACCGGATCGAGACGGTCCGTGGGTTCGGCTACAAGTTGAAGGCCTGA
- a CDS encoding A/G-specific adenine glycosylase → MTAPTKPQPQPPHGSRADGSPADDITDAPGGADLHSPVIDWFDEHARDLPWRRPDAGPWGVMVSEFMLQQTPVSRVLPVYEQWLARWPRPADLAAEAPGEAVRAWGRLGYPRRALRLHGAAVAITERHGGDVPTDHAQLLALPGIGEYTAAAVASFAYGQRHAVLDTNVRRVFARAVTGVRYPPNATTAAERKLARALLPQDESTAARWAAASMELGALICTAKNESCQRCPIAAQCAWRLAGKPEHDGPPRRGQTYAGTDRQVRGKLLAVLREAHTPVPQTVLDRVWQEPVQRARALDGLVADGLVEPLPGGLYRLPLT, encoded by the coding sequence ATGACTGCGCCCACGAAGCCCCAGCCCCAGCCCCCGCACGGCAGCCGCGCTGACGGCAGCCCCGCCGACGACATCACCGACGCCCCCGGCGGAGCGGACCTGCACTCCCCTGTCATCGACTGGTTCGACGAGCACGCCCGGGATCTGCCGTGGCGGCGGCCCGACGCCGGCCCGTGGGGGGTGATGGTCAGTGAGTTCATGCTCCAGCAGACGCCCGTGAGCCGGGTCCTGCCGGTCTACGAGCAGTGGCTCGCGCGGTGGCCGCGGCCCGCCGATCTGGCCGCGGAGGCGCCCGGCGAAGCGGTGCGCGCCTGGGGCCGGCTCGGTTATCCGCGCCGGGCGCTGCGGCTGCACGGCGCCGCGGTCGCCATAACGGAACGGCACGGCGGTGACGTACCCACCGACCACGCCCAGCTGCTCGCGCTGCCCGGGATCGGCGAGTACACGGCGGCCGCCGTCGCCTCCTTCGCGTACGGGCAGCGGCATGCCGTGCTGGACACCAATGTGCGGCGGGTGTTCGCGCGAGCGGTGACCGGTGTGCGGTACCCGCCGAACGCCACCACCGCCGCCGAGCGCAAGCTCGCCCGCGCGCTGCTGCCGCAGGACGAGAGCACCGCCGCGCGCTGGGCCGCCGCCTCCATGGAGCTCGGGGCTCTCATCTGCACGGCCAAGAACGAGTCCTGTCAGCGCTGTCCGATCGCCGCCCAGTGCGCCTGGCGGCTCGCGGGCAAGCCCGAGCACGACGGGCCGCCGCGGCGCGGGCAGACGTACGCCGGTACCGACCGCCAGGTGCGCGGCAAGCTGCTCGCCGTGCTGCGGGAGGCCCACACACCCGTCCCGCAGACGGTGCTCGACCGGGTGTGGCAGGAGCCGGTGCAGCGGGCGCGGGCGCTGGACGGTCTGGTCGCGGACGGACTCGTCGAGCCCCTCCCGGGTGGTTTGTATCGGCTGCCGTTGACGTAG
- a CDS encoding TetR/AcrR family transcriptional regulator encodes MGGTMDVTKQQRRGNTRQRIQDVALELFAEQGYEKTSLREIAEHLDVTKAALYYHFKTKEEILVSIFDDLTQPILDLIEWGRKQPHTLETKQEIVRRYSATLAGATPLFRFMQENQAAVRELRVGETFKERMQGLREIIVDPEADLTDQVRCVSAIFTLHAGMFFLQDIAGDPEAKRKAVLEVATELVTRAHRGGADA; translated from the coding sequence ATGGGCGGCACCATGGACGTCACGAAGCAGCAGCGGCGCGGCAACACGCGCCAGCGCATCCAGGACGTGGCCCTCGAACTCTTCGCGGAGCAGGGGTACGAGAAGACGTCCCTGCGAGAGATCGCCGAGCACCTGGATGTCACCAAGGCGGCGCTGTACTACCACTTCAAGACCAAGGAAGAGATCCTCGTCAGCATCTTCGACGACCTGACGCAGCCGATCCTCGACCTGATCGAGTGGGGCAGGAAGCAGCCGCACACGCTGGAGACCAAGCAGGAGATCGTACGGCGCTACAGCGCGACACTCGCCGGCGCGACGCCGCTGTTCCGCTTCATGCAGGAGAACCAGGCGGCGGTCCGCGAACTGCGCGTCGGCGAGACCTTCAAGGAGCGCATGCAGGGGCTGCGCGAGATCATCGTCGACCCCGAGGCGGACCTGACCGACCAGGTCCGCTGCGTCAGCGCGATCTTCACCCTGCACGCCGGGATGTTCTTCCTCCAGGACATCGCCGGTGACCCGGAGGCCAAGCGCAAGGCGGTCCTGGAGGTCGCGACGGAGCTGGTCACCCGCGCGCACCGGGGCGGCGCGGACGCCTGA
- a CDS encoding SigE family RNA polymerase sigma factor, which yields MAQGEVLEFEEYVRTRQDALLRSARRLVPDPVDAQDLLQTALVRTYGRWETIEDKRLADAYLRRVMINTRTEWWRARKLEEVPTEQLPDASVDDATEQHADRALLMDVMKVLAPKQRSVVVLRHWEQMSTEETAAALGMSAGTVKSTLHRALARLREELETRDLDARALEREERERCAAA from the coding sequence ATGGCGCAGGGAGAGGTGCTCGAGTTCGAGGAGTACGTCCGCACCCGGCAGGACGCGCTGCTGCGCAGCGCACGCCGGCTGGTCCCGGACCCGGTCGACGCGCAGGACCTGCTCCAGACGGCGCTCGTACGGACGTACGGCCGCTGGGAGACCATCGAGGACAAGCGGCTCGCGGACGCCTATCTGCGCCGGGTGATGATCAACACCCGCACGGAGTGGTGGCGGGCGCGGAAGCTGGAGGAGGTCCCGACCGAGCAGCTCCCGGACGCCTCGGTGGACGACGCCACCGAGCAGCACGCGGACCGCGCCCTGCTGATGGACGTCATGAAGGTGCTCGCCCCCAAGCAGCGCAGCGTCGTGGTGCTGCGACACTGGGAGCAGATGTCCACGGAGGAGACGGCCGCCGCCCTCGGCATGTCGGCCGGTACGGTCAAGAGCACGCTGCACCGGGCGCTCGCCCGGCTCCGGGAGGAGCTGGAGACCCGCGACCTGGACGCACGCGCGCTGGAGCGTGAGGAGCGGGAGCGTTGCGCGGCGGCCTGA
- a CDS encoding M23 family metallopeptidase, translated as MFQRVSHRSSRTSLLRTRVAVVAVSVGASAVLGAGVASAASSSASWVDPVKKYTLSASYAQAGGMWQSTHSGQDFAVPSGTKVVAAHGGTVVKAGSGGAGDGAAYGNAIVIKHGNKTYSQYAHLSRIKVKVGQVVKTGQRIALSGNTGNSSGPHLHFEIRTTANYGSAIDPVAFLRAKGVKV; from the coding sequence ATGTTCCAGCGCGTCTCCCACCGCTCTTCCCGTACGTCCCTGCTGCGCACCCGTGTGGCCGTCGTGGCCGTGTCCGTCGGCGCGTCGGCCGTACTGGGGGCCGGAGTCGCCTCCGCCGCGTCCTCCTCGGCGTCCTGGGTCGACCCGGTGAAGAAGTACACGCTCAGCGCCAGCTACGCGCAGGCCGGGGGCATGTGGCAGTCCACCCACAGCGGGCAGGACTTCGCGGTGCCGAGCGGCACGAAGGTCGTCGCCGCGCACGGCGGGACCGTCGTGAAGGCCGGCTCGGGGGGTGCCGGTGACGGTGCCGCCTACGGCAACGCCATCGTGATCAAGCACGGCAACAAGACGTACTCGCAGTACGCCCACCTCTCCCGGATCAAGGTCAAGGTCGGCCAGGTCGTCAAGACCGGTCAGCGCATAGCCCTGTCCGGCAACACCGGCAACTCCAGTGGCCCGCACCTGCACTTCGAGATCCGCACGACGGCGAACTACGGCTCGGCCATCGACCCGGTCGCGTTCCTGCGCGCCAAGGGCGTCAAGGTCTGA
- the cseC gene encoding two-component system sensor histidine kinase CseC, with protein sequence MRGILRGPVTERVVVRTGLRWKLSAAIALVGALVAVALSLVVHNAARVSMLDNARDLADERIRIAQRNYELTGKPNFPSIAVDDPHLPPPLREKVEEGRRATYVSDRPDRGPDIWAAVPVKGGHVLSLHTGFTDRSTDILNDLDQALVIGSIAVVLGGSALGVLIGGQLSRRLRKAATAANQMAKGETDVRVRDAIGGVVRDETDDLASAVDAMADALQQRLEAERRVTADIAHELRTPVTGLLTAAELLPPGRPTELVLDRAKAMRTLVEDVLEVARLDGANERAELQDILLGEFVTRRVAAKDPEIEVRVVHESEVTTDPRRLERVLFNLLANAARHGKPPVQVTVEGRVIRVRDHGPGFPEDLLADGPSRFRTGSADRAGHGHGLGLTIAAGQARVLGARLTFRNVRPAGAPDGVHAEGAVAVLWLPEHAPTATGSYPLLP encoded by the coding sequence ATGCGGGGGATCCTGCGGGGGCCGGTGACGGAGCGCGTGGTGGTGCGGACGGGGCTGAGATGGAAGCTCAGTGCGGCCATCGCGCTGGTCGGCGCGCTCGTGGCCGTCGCGCTGAGCCTGGTCGTGCACAACGCGGCCCGCGTCTCGATGCTGGACAACGCGCGTGATCTCGCGGACGAGCGGATCCGGATCGCCCAGCGCAACTACGAACTGACGGGCAAGCCGAACTTCCCCAGCATCGCGGTCGACGACCCTCATCTGCCGCCCCCGCTGCGCGAGAAGGTCGAGGAGGGCCGCCGGGCGACGTACGTCTCCGACCGGCCCGACCGGGGCCCGGACATCTGGGCCGCGGTCCCGGTCAAGGGCGGGCATGTGCTGTCCCTGCACACCGGGTTCACCGACCGCAGCACCGACATCCTCAACGACCTCGACCAGGCGCTGGTGATCGGCTCCATCGCGGTGGTGCTCGGCGGCAGCGCGCTCGGCGTGCTCATCGGGGGCCAGTTGTCGCGGCGGCTGCGCAAGGCGGCGACCGCGGCGAACCAGATGGCCAAGGGCGAGACGGACGTCCGGGTGCGGGACGCGATCGGCGGGGTCGTACGGGACGAGACCGACGACCTCGCGAGCGCCGTGGACGCCATGGCGGACGCGCTCCAGCAGCGGCTGGAGGCGGAGCGGCGGGTCACCGCGGACATCGCGCACGAGCTGCGGACACCGGTGACGGGCCTGCTGACGGCGGCGGAACTGCTGCCTCCCGGCCGGCCCACGGAACTGGTCCTGGACCGCGCGAAGGCCATGCGCACCCTCGTCGAGGACGTCCTGGAGGTGGCCCGGCTCGACGGGGCCAACGAGCGGGCCGAGCTCCAGGACATCCTGCTCGGCGAGTTCGTCACCCGCCGGGTGGCGGCCAAGGACCCGGAGATCGAGGTCCGCGTGGTGCACGAGTCGGAGGTCACGACCGATCCGCGCCGACTGGAACGCGTGCTGTTCAACCTCCTCGCCAACGCCGCCCGGCACGGCAAGCCGCCCGTCCAGGTCACCGTCGAGGGCCGCGTCATCCGGGTCCGCGACCACGGCCCCGGCTTCCCCGAGGACCTCCTCGCGGACGGCCCGAGCCGCTTCCGCACGGGCAGTGCGGACCGCGCGGGGCACGGCCACGGGCTCGGTCTGACCATCGCGGCCGGTCAGGCGCGGGTGCTGGGGGCGCGGCTGACCTTCCGCAACGTACGGCCGGCGGGGGCTCCCGACGGGGTGCACGCGGAGGGCGCGGTGGCGGTGCTGTGGCTGCCGGAGCATGCGCCTACGGCGACGGGGAGCTACCCCCTGCTGCCGTGA
- a CDS encoding MDR family MFS transporter has protein sequence MADTQTVETEPDKKQRSVRVVLLALMITMMLAMLDNMIVGTAMPTIVGELGGLEHLSWVVTAYTLATAAATPLWGKLGDMYGRKGVFMSSIVLFLIGSALSGMAQDMGQLIGFRAVQGLGAGGLMVGVMAIIGDLIPPRERGKYQGMMAGVMALAMIGGPLVGGTITDNWGWRWSFYINLPLGVVSLGLISAVLHLPKKRAQARIDYLGAALLTVGITSIVLVTTWGGTEYAWTSARIMELIGIGVAALVGFVFWQTKATEPVVPLHIFRSRNFTLMSIIGFITGFVMFGATLFLPLYQQSVQGASATNSGLLLLPMLGAMLVTSMVAGRITTNSGRYYVFPVLGSALMIVGLYLLSTMDTGTSRLTSGVFMAVVGLGMGCLMQITMLVAQNSVEMKDMGVASSSTTLFRTLGSSFGVAIMGALFNHRVQDVMAERGGALGSKVTEQSAQLDAKSLEKLPDAVREAYQVAVSAGTHSAFLLGSIVAVVALVAAVFVKEVPLKGAGPQKSADDAAPAPLVEV, from the coding sequence ATGGCGGACACACAGACGGTCGAGACGGAGCCGGACAAGAAACAGCGCAGCGTGCGGGTCGTCCTGCTCGCGCTGATGATCACCATGATGCTCGCGATGCTCGACAACATGATCGTGGGCACCGCGATGCCGACGATCGTGGGCGAGCTCGGCGGGCTCGAACACCTTTCGTGGGTCGTGACGGCCTACACGCTGGCCACCGCGGCCGCCACCCCGCTCTGGGGCAAGCTCGGCGACATGTACGGCCGCAAGGGCGTCTTCATGAGCTCGATCGTGCTCTTCCTGATCGGCTCCGCGCTCAGCGGCATGGCCCAGGACATGGGGCAGCTGATCGGCTTCCGGGCCGTGCAGGGCCTCGGCGCCGGCGGTCTGATGGTCGGCGTCATGGCGATCATCGGCGACCTGATCCCGCCGCGGGAGCGCGGCAAGTACCAGGGCATGATGGCCGGCGTCATGGCGCTCGCGATGATCGGCGGACCGCTGGTCGGCGGCACCATCACCGACAACTGGGGCTGGCGCTGGTCCTTCTACATCAACCTGCCGCTCGGTGTCGTCTCGCTCGGCCTGATCAGCGCGGTGCTGCACCTGCCGAAGAAGCGCGCACAGGCCCGCATCGACTACCTGGGCGCCGCCCTGCTGACCGTGGGCATCACCTCCATCGTGCTGGTGACCACCTGGGGCGGCACGGAGTACGCCTGGACCTCCGCGCGGATCATGGAGCTGATCGGCATCGGCGTGGCCGCGCTCGTCGGGTTCGTGTTCTGGCAGACCAAGGCGACCGAGCCGGTGGTCCCGCTGCACATCTTCCGCAGCCGCAACTTCACGCTGATGTCGATCATCGGCTTCATCACCGGCTTCGTGATGTTCGGCGCCACCCTCTTCCTGCCGCTGTACCAGCAGTCCGTGCAGGGCGCCTCCGCGACCAACTCCGGGCTGCTGCTCCTGCCGATGCTCGGCGCGATGCTGGTGACCTCGATGGTCGCGGGCCGGATCACCACCAACAGCGGGCGGTACTACGTCTTCCCGGTCCTCGGCAGCGCCCTGATGATCGTCGGGCTGTACCTGCTGTCGACGATGGACACCGGGACCTCGCGGCTCACCTCCGGTGTCTTCATGGCCGTGGTCGGTCTCGGCATGGGCTGCCTGATGCAGATCACCATGCTGGTCGCGCAGAACAGCGTCGAGATGAAGGACATGGGCGTCGCGTCCTCCTCCACCACCCTGTTCCGTACGCTCGGCTCCTCCTTCGGTGTCGCCATCATGGGCGCGTTGTTCAACCACCGGGTCCAGGACGTCATGGCCGAGCGGGGCGGGGCTCTGGGCTCCAAGGTGACCGAGCAGTCGGCGCAGCTGGACGCGAAGAGCCTGGAGAAGCTGCCCGACGCGGTGCGCGAGGCGTACCAGGTCGCGGTGTCGGCGGGCACGCACTCGGCGTTCCTGCTCGGCTCGATCGTCGCCGTGGTCGCGCTGGTGGCGGCGGTGTTCGTCAAGGAGGTGCCGCTCAAGGGCGCGGGGCCCCAGAAGTCTGCGGACGACGCGGCGCCGGCTCCGCTCGTCGAGGTCTGA
- a CDS encoding HAD family acid phosphatase, with amino-acid sequence MRIRRPWARRTAVTTVSAAALVALAIPAEAATTTASTASTSTTATAAAEDVDYATWQTDCQAVMNQALPYLKTRIAAPRPGEKQAVVLDIDNTALETDFGFSYPQPANKPVLEVAKYAQQHGVSLFFVTARPGIIASVTDYNLKHVGYQVGGLYVRGFVDLFKDVAAYKTAQRVDIENKGYTIIANIGNSATDLSGGHAEKTFKLPDYDGQLS; translated from the coding sequence ATGAGAATCCGACGCCCCTGGGCGCGCCGCACCGCCGTAACCACCGTCTCCGCAGCCGCACTCGTCGCCCTGGCCATCCCCGCCGAGGCCGCGACGACCACCGCGAGCACCGCGAGCACCTCCACGACCGCCACCGCCGCGGCCGAAGACGTCGACTACGCCACCTGGCAGACCGACTGCCAGGCCGTGATGAACCAGGCCCTGCCCTACCTCAAGACGCGTATCGCCGCCCCCCGGCCCGGCGAGAAGCAGGCGGTCGTCCTCGACATCGACAACACGGCCCTGGAGACGGACTTCGGCTTCAGCTACCCCCAGCCGGCCAACAAGCCCGTCCTGGAGGTCGCGAAGTACGCCCAACAGCACGGCGTTTCCCTGTTCTTCGTGACCGCCCGCCCCGGCATCATCGCCTCGGTGACCGACTACAACCTCAAGCACGTCGGCTACCAGGTGGGCGGCCTCTACGTCCGTGGCTTCGTCGACCTCTTCAAGGACGTCGCCGCCTACAAGACCGCCCAGCGCGTCGACATCGAGAACAAGGGCTACACGATCATCGCGAACATCGGCAACAGCGCCACCGACCTGTCGGGCGGCCATGCCGAGAAGACCTTCAAACTCCCGGACTACGACGGCCAGTTGTCCTGA